From Hydra vulgaris chromosome 15, alternate assembly HydraT2T_AEP, one genomic window encodes:
- the LOC136091911 gene encoding zinc finger BED domain-containing protein 4-like, with translation MTDSNDSNCRSICKIGICKLPVQCPTGATTGLYAHLRAAHPKARKECVARNDENRKRKLAEQELKNENKKQSKVDDLLNKKAHWSSNHPNAIAITNLVGRMLAIDMLPYDFVECRVFKGLMKLMEPQYLVPSRTTFSRSVVPELYCSVKQKTANEIYRDFEDIPSYSFTTDLWTSTAQDPFIYFCLSYVSPEFELKTFALENKPFPGEHTVKIILESLEKTIDNWELPRTVPIYALRDNGSNIKSAMNLSQSFYDLSCFDHTFQLTINDAVSEMDGMQRVEAVRKEKDAIPAELAISEKIDNLTNADWKLAEGYHTILAPFEQASRELCGKNYPTLYIKIPTLYGLNQQLQRFINDPSHKGCRVLIARKLKLKLDRQFPQFISALPDAACTFLDKRYKPIFFSEQQQATVVDSLHQYSKEFRSRGGTGVGGGGHCALSDHNTNLIQGTSASAGAPAPAFGSAGAGRTLAAASKPSSLWDAASVQEEIRMYMIEPLIGRNANALDW, from the exons ATGACGGATAGTAACGATAGTAATTGTCGAA GCATTTGCAAAATAGGAATATGCAAGTTACCAGTTCAGTGTCCAACTGGAGCAACAACAGGTCTTTATGCTCACTTACGTGCAGCTCATCCAAAAGCGCGTAAAGAGTGTGTAGCGAGAAATGATGAGAATCGTAAAAGAAAACTTGCAGAACAAGAactgaaaaatgaaaataagaagCAAAGTAAAGTTGATGACCTTTTAAATAAGAAAGCACATTGGTCATCAAATCATCCAAATGCCATTGCTATAACGAATTTGGTTGGTCGCATGCTTGCTATAGACATGTTGCCATACGACTTTGTAGAATGCAGAGTATTCAAAGGACTGATGAAGTTAATGGAACCACAATATCTGGTGCCAAGCAGAACTACGTTTTCAAGATCAGTTGTACCTGAGTTATATTGTAGTGTAAAACAGAAAACCGCTAATGAAATATATCGAGATTTTGAAGATATTCCTTCATATTCATTCACGACTGACCTGTGGACTTCGACGGCGCAAGatccatttatttatttctgccTGTCATATGTAAGCCCTGAATTTGAGCTAAAGACATTTGCATTAGAAAACAAGCCGTTTCCAGGAGAACATACCGTCAAAATCATTCTTGAATCTTTAGAAAAGACTATTGATAATTGGGAGCTTCCTCGGACTGTTCCAATTTATGCGTTGCGTGATAATGGCAGTAATATAAAAAGCGCCATGAATCTCTCACAATCATTTTATGATCTTTCTTGTTTTGATCACACTTTTCAATTAACCATCAATGATGCCGTGAGTGAAATGGATGGAATGCAGAGAGTAGAAGCAGTTAGGAAAG AAAAAGATGCTATACCTGCAGAGCTAGCAATAAgtgaaaaaattgataacttgACTAATGCAGACTGGAAGCTTGCTGAAGGCTATCACACAATTCTTGCTCCATTTGAACAAGCAAGTAGAGAATTATGTGGCAAGAACTACCCGAcgttgtatataaaaattccGACTTTGTATGGCTTAAATCAGCAATTGCAGCGATTCATCAATGATCCTTCACATAAGGGTTGTCGTGTACTTATTGCTcgaaaattaaagttaaaactagACCGACAATTTCCGCAATTCATATCAGCTTTGCCTGATGCAGCATGTACATTTCTTGATAAACGCTACAAACCCATCTTCTTCTCTGAACAACAACAAGCTACTGTTGTAGACAGTCTTCATCAGTACTCTAAGGAATTCCGATCTCGTGGCGGTACTGGTGTTGGTGGAGGTGGACATTGTGCCTTGAGCGATCATAACACGAACTTAATTCAAG GAACATCTGCTAGTGCTGGTGCTCCCGCTCCTGCTTTTGGAAGTGCTGGTGCTGGTCGGACATTAGCTGCAGCCTCCAAGCCAAGTAGTTTATGGGATGCAGCTTCTGTGCAAGAGGAGATCAGAATGTATATGATTGAACCTCTTATTGGAAGGAACGCTAATGCACTTGATTGGTGA